One Streptomyces coeruleorubidus DNA segment encodes these proteins:
- the treS gene encoding maltose alpha-D-glucosyltransferase codes for MIVNEPVQDTFEDTPARDRDPEWFKRAVFYEVLVRSFQDSNGDGVGDLKGLTAKLDYLQWLGVDCLWLPPFFKSPLRDGGYDVSDYTAVLPEFGDLADFVEFVDAAHQRGMRVIIDFVMNHTSDQHPWFQESRKDPDGPYGDYYVWADDDKQFQDARIIFVDTEASNWTYDPVRKQYYWHRFFSHQPDLNYENPAVQEEMISALKFWLDLGIDGFRLDAVPYLYQEEGTNCENLPATHDFLKRVRKEIDAQYPDTVLLAEANQWPEDVVDYFGDYPSGGDECHMAFHFPVMPRIFMAVRRESRYPVSEILAKTPAIPSGCQWGIFLRNHDELTLEMVTDEERDYMWAEYAKDPRMRANIGIRRRLAPLLDNDRNQIELFTALLLSLPGSPILYYGDEIGMGDNIWLGDRDAVRTPMQWTPDRNAGFSSCDPGRLFLPTIMDPVYGYQVTNVEASMASPSSLLHWTRRMIEIRKQNPAFGLGSYTELPSTNPAVLAFLREYEDDLVLCVNNFSRFAQPTELDLSAFEGRHPVELFGGVRFPAIGELPYLLTLAGHGFYWFRLRRDAL; via the coding sequence ATGATCGTCAACGAACCCGTTCAGGACACCTTCGAGGACACTCCTGCCAGGGACCGGGACCCGGAGTGGTTCAAGCGCGCCGTCTTCTACGAGGTACTCGTCCGCTCGTTCCAGGACAGCAACGGCGACGGCGTCGGTGACCTGAAGGGCCTGACCGCCAAACTCGACTACCTCCAGTGGCTCGGCGTGGACTGCCTGTGGCTGCCGCCGTTCTTCAAGTCCCCGCTCCGGGACGGCGGCTACGACGTCTCCGACTACACGGCCGTGCTGCCGGAGTTCGGCGACCTGGCCGACTTCGTGGAGTTCGTCGACGCCGCCCACCAGCGCGGCATGCGCGTGATCATCGACTTCGTCATGAACCACACCAGCGACCAGCACCCGTGGTTCCAGGAGTCGAGGAAGGACCCCGACGGTCCCTACGGCGACTACTACGTGTGGGCGGACGACGACAAGCAGTTCCAGGACGCGCGGATCATCTTCGTCGACACCGAGGCCTCGAACTGGACCTACGACCCGGTCCGCAAGCAGTACTACTGGCACCGTTTCTTCTCCCACCAGCCGGACCTCAACTACGAGAACCCGGCCGTGCAGGAGGAGATGATCTCCGCGCTGAAGTTCTGGCTGGACCTGGGCATCGACGGCTTCCGGCTGGACGCGGTGCCGTACCTGTACCAGGAGGAGGGCACCAACTGCGAGAACCTCCCGGCCACGCACGACTTCCTGAAGCGGGTGCGCAAGGAGATCGACGCGCAGTACCCGGACACGGTGCTGCTGGCGGAGGCCAACCAGTGGCCGGAGGACGTCGTCGACTACTTCGGCGACTATCCCAGCGGCGGCGACGAGTGCCACATGGCCTTCCACTTCCCGGTGATGCCGCGCATCTTCATGGCGGTGCGGCGGGAATCCCGCTACCCGGTCTCCGAGATCCTTGCCAAGACCCCGGCCATCCCCTCGGGCTGCCAGTGGGGCATCTTCCTGCGCAACCACGACGAGCTGACGCTCGAGATGGTCACCGACGAAGAGCGCGACTACATGTGGGCCGAGTACGCCAAGGACCCGCGGATGCGCGCCAACATCGGCATCCGGCGCCGGCTCGCCCCGCTGCTGGACAACGACCGCAACCAGATCGAGCTGTTCACGGCCCTGCTGCTGTCGCTGCCGGGCTCGCCGATCCTGTACTACGGCGACGAGATCGGCATGGGCGACAACATCTGGCTCGGCGACCGCGACGCGGTACGCACGCCGATGCAGTGGACGCCGGACCGCAACGCGGGGTTCTCCTCGTGCGATCCGGGACGGCTGTTCCTGCCCACGATCATGGACCCGGTCTACGGCTACCAGGTCACCAACGTCGAGGCGTCCATGGCCTCGCCGTCGTCCCTGCTGCACTGGACCCGCCGCATGATCGAGATCCGCAAGCAGAACCCGGCCTTCGGCCTCGGCTCGTACACCGAGCTGCCGTCGACGAACCCGGCGGTGCTGGCGTTCCTGCGGGAGTACGAGGACGATCTGGTGCTGTGCGTGAACAACTTCTCGCGTTTCGCGCAGCCCACGGAGCTGGATCTGAGCGCCTTCGAGGGGCGGCACCCCGTGGAGCTGTTCGGCGGGGTCCGTTTCCCGGCGATCGGCGAGCTGCCGTATCTGCTGACGCTGGCAGGTCACGGGTTCTACTGGTTCCGGCTGCGCAGGGACGCCCTGTGA